One genomic segment of Panicum virgatum strain AP13 chromosome 2N, P.virgatum_v5, whole genome shotgun sequence includes these proteins:
- the LOC120662876 gene encoding TIR-only protein-like: MSRHGRVECADEEMPGGGGARAAAYDVFINHRGVDTKHNVARLLYDRLLQLSGGRVRSFLDNKSMRPGDRLGASIDEGIRQCKVAVAIFSKRYFDSDYCLHELASIVEARKVIVPIFYGIKPSELILPQAVVDCDAYTPRDIERFRLALREAKYTVGLACDPATGDLAELVNTAADAVMERIRETERLPRSQMIASRL; this comes from the exons ATGTCTCGACACGGCCGGGTGGAGTGCGCCGACGAGGAgatgcccggcggcggcggcgcgagggcggcggcgtacgACGTCTTCATCAACCACCGCGGCGTGGACACCAAGCACAACGTGGCGCGCCTGCTGTAcgaccggctgctgcagctCAGCGGCGGCCGCGTCCGCTCCTTCCTGGACAACAAGTCCATGCGCCCCGGGGACAGGCTGGGGGCGAGCATCGACGAGGGCATCAGGCAGTGCAAGGTCGCCGTGGCCATCTTCTCCAAGCGCTACTTCGACTCGGATTACTGCCTCCACGAGCTCGCCTCCATCGTCGAGGCGCGCAAGGTCATCGTCCCCATCTTCTACGGCATCAAGCCCTCCGAGCTCATCCTGCCGCAGGCCGTCGTCGACTGCGACGCCTACACCCCCCGCGACATCGAGCGCTTCAGGCTCGCGCTCCGCGAGGCCAAGTACACCGTCGGGCTCGCCTGCGACCCCGCTACAGG TGACTTGGCCGAGCTGGTGAACACTGCAGCGGACGCGGTCATGGAAAGGATTCGAGAAACGGAGAGGCTACCACGAAGTCAGATGATCGCCTCCAGGCTGTAA
- the LOC120662877 gene encoding TIR-only protein-like yields the protein MASPSSCGQQQRRSAASGPSAIASRLNASAAAAAGNAPAAARWTARADDEDEAAPRTYDVFINHRGVDTKHNVARLLYDRLEHLSGGRVRSFLDNMSMRPGDRLGESIDEGIRQCKVAVAIFSRSYFDSEFCLYELASIVEARKLLIPIFYGIKPSELVLPPSVEESKHNAPKDIERFRLALQEAKYTVGLTYDPATGDLAELVYTAADAVMDRIKEMDRRVPQRQMIVSRL from the exons atggcgtcgccgtcgtcgtgcgggcagcagcagcggaggTCCGCGGCGAGCGGGCCGTCCGCCATCGCCTCGCGGCTgaacgcgtcggcggcggcggcggcggggaacgcGCCGGCAGCCGCGCGGTGGACGGCGCGcgccgacgacgaggacgaggcgGCGCCGAGGACGTACGACGTGTTCATCAACCACCGGGGGGTCGACACCAAGCACAACGTCGCGCGCCTGCTCTACGACCGCCTCGAGCACCTCAGCGGCGGCCGGGTTCGCTCCTTCCTTGACAACATGTCCATGCGCCCCGGGGACAGGCTCGGGGAGAGCATCGACGAGGGCATCAGGCAGTGCAAGGTCGCCGTCGCCATCTTCTCCAGGAGCTACTTCGACTCGGAGTTCTGCCTCTACGAGCTCGCCTCCATCGTCGAGGCGCGCAAGCTCCTCATCCCCATCTTCTACGGCATCAAGCCCTCCGAGCTCGTCCTGCCGCCGTCCGTGGAGGAGTCCAAACACAACGCCCCCAAGGACATCGAGCGCTTCCGCCTCGCGCTCCAGGAGGCCAAGTACACCGTCGGCCTAACCTACGACCCCGCCACAGG GGACTTGGCCGAGCTCGTGTATACGGCAGCGGACGCAGTGATGGACAGGATCAAAGAAATGGATCGCAGGGTGCCGCAACGGCAGATGATCGTATCCAGGTTGTAA
- the LOC120661709 gene encoding probable arabinosyltransferase ARAD1 encodes MWERGRPPRKPRPSLIIVPPPPPPRLNLLLPRSLLALAARAMPSRRPSPFLLVLLALALALLFLLLSPSSPSASRLSRSLASGSASATSSPASPAAPPAPVKIYMYDLPPKFTYGVVRSYTAARAPSGSADAAAVLPDEQLRYPGHQHSAEWWLFKDLLRRGPRDRPVARVDDPHDADLFYVPFFSSLSLVVNPIRPPAAANASGVAAAYSDEAMQEELLEWLERQPYWRRHGGRDHVFICQDPNALYRVIDRISNAILLVSDFGRLRTDQASLVKDVILPYSHRINSFKGDIGIDGRSSLLFFMGNRYRKEGGKVRDALFQILENEEDVTIKHGAQSRESRRAATHGMHSSKFCLHPAGDTPSACRLFDALVSLCVPVIVSDYIELPFEDVIDYSTISIFVGTSKAVQPGYLTSMLRRVSSERILEYQREIKKVKRFFEYEDPDGPVNEIWRQVSLKAPLVKLLTNRNKRLVERGTNGTDCSCICSTTPTDMTTAG; translated from the exons ATGTGGGAGCGCGGCAGGCCGCCCCGCAAGCCGCGCCCGTCCCTGATCattgtgccgccgccgccgcctccccgcctgAACCTTCTGCTCCCCAGATCcctcctcgcgctcgccgcgcgtgccatgccgtcgcgccgcccctccccgttTCTCCTAGTCCTCCTAGCtctcgcgctcgcgctcctcttcctcctcctctccccgtCATCCCCCTCCGCTTCCCGCCTCTCCCGCTCCCTCGCCTCCGGCTCCGCTTCCGCCACCTCGTCTCCGGCGTCCCCCGCTGCTCCGCCCGCCCCCGTCAAGATCTACATGTACGACCTGCCGCCCAAGTTCACCTACGGCGTCGTGCGCAGCTacacggccgcgcgcgcgccctcggggtcggcggacgccgccgcggtgctCCCCGACGAGCAGCTGCGGTACCCGGGCCACCAGCACTCGGCGGAGTGGTGGCTCTTCAAggacctgctccgccgcgggccgcgcgATCGCCCCGTGGCACGCGTGGACGATCCGCACGACGCCGACCTCTTCTACGTGCCCTTCTTCTCCTCCCTCAGCCTCGTAGTTAACCCCATCCGCCCCCCGGCGGCAGCCAACGCCTCTGGGGTGGCGGCAGCCTACAGCGACGAGGCCATGCAGGAGGAGCTGCTGGAGTGGCTGGAGAGGCAGCCGTACTGGAGGCGGCACGGGGGGAGGGATCACGTTTTCATCTGCCAGGATCCCAACGCACTGTACAGGGTGATCGACCGGATTAGCAATGCCATACTCCTGGTCTCTGATTTCGGCCGGTTGCGCACCGACCAGGCATCCCTTGTCAAAGATGTCATCCTGCCCTACTCACACCGAATCAACTCCTTCAAGGGTGACATCGGGATAGATGGTCGGTCCTCATTGCTGTTCTTCATGGGCAATCGATACCGCAAGGAG GGTGGTAAGGTCCGTGATGCACTTTTCCAAATTCTTGAGAACGAAGAAGATGTAACCATAAAACATGGCGCTCAATCAAGAGAGAGTCGCCGTGCAGCCACACATGGAATGCACTCATCAAAATTTTGCCTCCATCCTGCTGGAGACACTCCCTCAGCGTGCAGATTGTTTGATGCTCTTGTCAGTTTATGTGTTCCTGTTATAGTGAGTGATTACATTGAACTACCATTCGAAGATGTTATAGACTACAGTACCATATCAATTTTTGTCGGGACAAGCAAGGCAGTACAACCTGGATACTTAACTTCAATGCTTCGAAGAGTAAGTTCAGAGAGGATTCTGGAGTACCagagagaaataaaaaag GTAAAACGTTTCTTTGAGTATGAAGATCCGGATGGACCAGTGAATGAGATATGGCGCCAAGTATCCCTAAAAGCACCATTGgttaagttgttgactaacCGCAACAAACGCCTGGTTGAAAGAGGCACCAATGGAACAGATTGCTCGTGCATATGCTCTACAACCCCAACTGACATGACCACGGCTGGGTAA
- the LOC120662878 gene encoding obtusifoliol 14-alpha demethylase-like gives MDLPTTTWPWLALALTFIFKVAVAIKTTRRRQRSAAGPTVKRRPPPLPVSPGVPLLGDLPALLIKGPLALIRDHYTRLGSVFTVRLFHLKLTFLVGPDVSSHFYQGLDSEISQDEVSQFTIPTFGPGVAFDVDYATRREQFRFFGDAMKPVKLRTYAQLMVREVESHFARWGQSGTVNLKQELEHVVTLITSRCLLGSAVREKMFGEVGTLLRELNDGMRLVTILLPHLPIPAHRRRDAARARLGEIFTDIVRSRKNGRNDGRADDDCHDILQCLIDSRYKDGRGTTETEVVGMLVAALFAGQHNSSSAATWAGARLLTHTKHLRAAVEEQARVVARHGGRVDYDVLLEMDTLHRCVKETLRLHPPALMLLRHARGSFSVRTRDGREYEVPKGHAVASPLVIHNRLPHVYEEPDKYDPDRFGPRRAEDKAGGALAYMSFGAGRHLCVGKAFAYMQIKVIWSHLLRNFELELVSPFPKTENVVMPGPRGKVMVSYKRRHQVPTTA, from the exons ATGGATTTACCGACAACCACATGGCCATGGCTGGCGCTTGCTCTCACCTTCATCTTCAAGGTTGCAGTAGCGATCAAGACTACAAGACGACGGCAGCGATCTGCCGCTGGTCCGACAGTGAAacgacgcccgccgccgctccctgtgtCTCCGGGGGTCCCTCTCCTAGGCGACCTGCCAGCTCTGCTCATCAAGGGCCCCTTGGCACTGATCCGCGACCACTACACGAGGCTGGGAAGCGTCTTCACCGTGCGGCTGTTCCACCTGAAGCTGACCTTCTTGGTCGGGCCGGACGTGTCAAGCCATTTCTACCAGGGGCTCGACTCGGAGATCAGCCAGGACGAGGTCTCCCAGTTCACCATCCCCACCTTCGGCCCCGGCGTCGCCTTCGACGTCGACTACGCCACTCGCCGCGAGCAGTTCAGGTTCTTCGGCGACGCCATGAAGCCGGTGAAGCTCAGGACCTATGCCCAGCTCATGGTCCGTGAAGTCGAG AGCCACTTTGCGAGATGGGGACAGTCCGGCACGGTTAACCTGAAGCAGGAGCTGGAGCACGTCGTGACGCTCATCACCAGCCGGTGCCTGTTGGGATCCGCGGTCCGGGAGAAGATGTTCGGCGAGGTCGGGACGCTGCTCCGCGAGCTCAACGACGGCATGCGCCTCGTCACCATCCTTCTCCCTCACCTGCCCATCCCCGCGCACCGCCGGCGCGACGCGGCGCGCGCCAGGCTAGGCGAGATATTCACCGACATCGTCAGATCCCGCAAGAACGGCCGCAACGACGGCCGGGCCGACGACGACTGCCACGACATCCTGCAGTGCCTGATCGACTCGCGGTACAAGGACGGCCGCGGCACGACGGAGACGGAGGTCGTCGGGATGCTCGTCGCGGCGCTCTTCGCCGGGCAGCACAACAGCTCCAGCGCGGCCACCTGGGCCGGGGCGCGCCTCCTCACCCACACCAAGCacctgcgcgccgccgtcgaggagcaGGCGCGGGTCGTGGCGCGGCACGGGGGCCGCGTCGACTACGACGTCCTGCTGGAGATGGACACCCTGCACCGCTGCGTCAAGGAGACCCTGCGCCTCCACCCGCCGGCGCTGATGCTCCTCCGCCACGCGCGCGGGAGCTTCTCCGTGCGCACGCGGGACGGCCGCGAGTACGAGGTGCCCAAGGGCCACGCGGTGGCGAGCCCACTGGTTATCCACAACAGGCTGCCGCACGTCTACGAGGAGCCCGACAAGTACGACCCCGACCGGTTCGGCCCCCGGAGGGCGGAGGACAAGGCCGGCGGCGCGTTAGCGTACATGTCGTTCGGCGCCGGGCGGCACCTCTGCGTCGGCAAGGCGTTCGCGTACATGCAGATCAAGGTGATATGGAGCCACCTGCTGAGGAACTTCGAGCTGGAGCTCGTGTCACCGTTTCCCAAGACGGA GAATGTGGTCATGCCAGGGCCCAGAGGGAAGGTGATGGTCAGCTACAAGAGACGGCACCAGGTGCCTACTACAGCCTGA